GTCAGGAAAACATGTGGGAACATTTCCCACACAGCCACCcacccctttcttcttccttctgggGCTCTCAGTCTTAGGGGTTTCTTTTGGAGGGCAATTTGAAGGGCCAAGGGGATTTGGCATGAGTGGGGAGACTGGCCCGACATCCCTTCCGCTGCCTTTTTTGATAATAACAGCTGCCTTTGAGGGATCTGCCCGCTCCAGGGAGTTTCTGTAGGGCTGCTAGCCTCAGGGCCCTGCCCCAACCACCACAGGGGACACCCAGACCTAGCTGGTCATCGTACCCAGGTCCCCAGACACGATCACCGACCCAGGTTGGGCCATGTGACCGAGGCAAGACCAGTGAGAGCCCTTTCCCTGGGATTTGAGAGGCTCAGAGGAAAAAAACTCTTTCCTCTGGGATCCTCAAGCTAGAGTGCTAAATGCCCGAGGCCATCTGCACATctgctcttctcctcctcctcatggAAGGAGCCTGTGGATGTAGAAGAGCCAAGAGATAGGTGGGCTGTCCAGGGGCATGGGATGTggggagagaacaagagagagcaagagagaggggtTTCCTGTCACAGGAGCAAATACATTCCTTTTGCTTGAGCTGCTGTGAGTCGGGCTTCTGTCACTCACACCCGAAAGAGCCCTAGATAATCCTTGCGCCAGGGTGGACAGGAACCTGGGCCTGGATGCACAGGAACACGCTTGCTTGATGCTAAGCACTCTTCACTGTCTCTCCCTCAGaacgcccccccgcccccagaggtTGTGCCACCCTTTCCCACACTTGTCAAGCTCACAGACCCACCTGTGCTTCCTCAACTGCCACCTGCTTGGCTGAGAAAAGGGAATTCGTCAGCTCTCCTGCACTCTGCCCCCACTTTCCTCCACAGCTGCCTCCCCGtcctgtcttccctctgtgtccctcctctgccccttgcccacaGCTGACCAAGAGAGCTGGAGTTGGAGGTTCTCAATGCCAGTGGATCCCAGGCCTGcctgtacatcagaatcacctgggaaactgGAAACATACCCTTCCCCAGGTTCCATCAGATTCTCGGCAGGCAGGCCCtgaaactataattttaaaacatcttcacTGGTTATGGCAAGGTTACCTTCTTGGTTGGGTGGGTCAGTCTTGGCTTGATCAGCATTTGGCCATACAAGGACATCTCAGGGTTCCTCACAACAGGATGTGGTTCATTGTGCTGCTCATATGGAGACCCTGCAGGGAGCCCCTTTTAACTTCCCACCATCTTCTCAGAACCCCTTGTGATCTGAGCTTCTCTTTGGCCCAATCTTCCCTTGCGTGAGGGGGCCTCCCAGACTCCAGACCAGACCACCCATGCCTTAAAACcttgtcctccctgccccccgaCCTCCTCcgcccttcctccatctccccacctctctgCTAGCTTCTTCTgggtctctttctttccttcttggagCTGTGTCCTCCTGACTGGGCAGTTCTTCTCAGGGTGCCCTGCAGGGTGGGTCATTCTCTGCAGTGGATGTGGGTGGCCGTCAAGGACCAGAGGTAGGCGAGGATGGTAGGCCTCACCCCACAGCTCCTCACCAGCTGGTCTGTTACAATGAAATCAGTGCTACCCCACTTAAAGCATCTAGTACCACAAGCACAAAACAGATTTCCCAGCAGACCCCCACTCTCCTTCCTGTGCGGGAAAGCTTCTCTCTGGGTAGATTCAAGGACGTGATGGTCCAAGACCGGCTAACTCTCCAGTCAGGTCATTGTGCGGGGCATCCGGGACCAATTAGAGAAAGTTCTGGACCCATGGTACTGCTCTGCTGGGTTGCTAGACTTGTTCAGGCACGGGGAGAGGGGACTGTGCAGTCTGTCTTGCCAAGCACACAGCTTCAGGGACACTCTTTTCACTAAAGAGGGACTTCTGACACTCCACTGCCAATGAGCAGGCCCTCTGCCAGTGTAGACAGCCACACCTGAAGCCCTGGCCATGGCTGCCCATGTCCTGTAACTGCCCTGGAGTGTAGGCGTCTCCTCAGGGTCTTTAAATACTCAACTGAGTTCCACCCCACACTCACCAGCATGGCCTGCTGCAGCTCCCTACCCCGCAGCCACCGCCTCGCTCACACCTGGCGCTCAGGTGCTCTGAGGCCCAAGTCAGCCCTGCTTTGGCCAAAGGCTGGCCCAAGGCAACCTCTGACCTTCCAgatgtctccccacccccacccccaccccaccccgtccCCGTAAAAGCCCACACTACGCTAGCGTCAAACCAGCAGGGTCTGGATTCCAACCAATTCTAGAGGGTTGGTGGGGCAGCTATACGGGAATAGGGATGGAGAGGGACCCGGGAGAGGAACAAGGGAGCAGGGATGGGAAGGGGGAGGCAAGGGGCCCAGGAGgtgtggggaaggcagggagactGAAGGAAGGGAAGCttctgggaggaaggagagctcCCCCTCCCAGGGCAGCACATCAGCCTGAGAGGAAGAGGGGATAACCGGTGACAGGGACCTGGAAGCCACCACTGCTTGGGACTCCAGCCTGCCTCTGCCTACCCAGCTACTCTTCCCATTCCTCCGCCCTCCCTCCAGGCTCCAGACAGACCACTCCCCATacccagccccaccccaaacccccacCTCCTGGGATCTGAGGTCCTGCAGCTTCCTGGTGCAGCGGGACAGGGACAGATTCCATCTGTAGCCTGACCGCCCCCTCCTCAGGGGCCTTGCTCAACCACCCCAGCTGTGGCCTGTGGCTTGAGATAATGAGCAGGAATCCGCTGGGGCTCTGCCGGCCCGGACAGGTGGGTGAGCCTCAGAGTGCTCCTGATAGGGCCCAGCCCAAGCACCCTGCAGGGGAACCTGTCAGAGTGACAGTGAAAACTGACCAGGCTCTGGCCTGGCgcccacatcccccacccccacgccacaGTCAGGGACTGAGTCCTTAATTTTCATCCATTTCCCCAGGCCCAGTTCCACCTAAGCACAGATCAAATGAATCCATGATGACAAATGTTCCTCTAATGGACGCGATTCCACTGGCAAACATTCAGTTGGCCTTTAGCAGCTTCCCCCTTTACCACCTCCTTGAGCCCCGGTGTGTTCTGAGGCCTTTGAGTTGGGTCAAAGATTAACAATCATAATATCAACAGCAGCCAATGTATCATAATACCACCGTGTAGGAGACACTAGTCTACGAACTTCACGTGCGTCATCCCACATCACCCTGTACCAGCAGGAAATTGAGGTCTCAAGGGGATAAGCCACCTGCCCCTACTGACAGCCCGGAAGTGCAGAGCCCTGACCCAACCCCCAGGCCCCTAGAGTCTCCAACCTGGGCTCCAAACCCCTTCCCCGGGGGCACCTGAGGAAATCCCACAGCTTCTGGGTGAGGGGTCAGTGCTGAGGCCTGGTGGGATGTCCTCAGCCAGGCGGGCCTGGCCCTCTCTCCTGGCCACGCTTGCAGGGTGAAGGGGGAGAACCCAGAAGCCTGGGCAGTGGAGAGAAGTGCCAGTGCCCTGTGGGACAAGTGGCCAGTGGGGCTGCAGGTGGCCTCAGGGGCAGGCAGCCAAGCCAAGGGGGATTTTGGTCTGCTGGTCAGACTTTCCTCCAGTGCTGGTACTTGGGAAAGGCCAATAGAAAGAGCACTGGCCCCAGGATTCTTCTCTGGAATTCTGCCAGGAAGAACTTTACTTTCCCTGATTAGAGTTTACAACATCCCAGTAGCAAATTTTACTGATCCTGGGGCCTAGCTCAGTAGGAGCAGCCTCCTTTGGCTTCCCACAACCAGCCTCTGCACTCAGGGACCTCCTGACCTCCCTAGGGACCCCTTAGCAGGAAAATACCTCCCTGTCACTGCTCTCCTCCAAGGGCTCAGGGCCTGGCTGGCTTTGAGACCTCGCCCACTGGGCTTTCCCCGCCCCTGGGCACctctatttcctcctctgtaagataggaataataatagtatgtgCCTCTAGGATTAAGTGATTCTTGTGTGAGCCTAGAATCGTGCTTCGCATAGTGTAACTGCTTGATGAATGTTAGTTGTTATTTACTGGACTGTGAAATGCTCCCATTTCAATTCTCTGGCATTTTTGAGGTCCTCCTGTCAGCTCAGTGATGGGACCTCTACATGGAACAAAACTACAACAGACACATGGACAACAGCCAGACCCGCAGAGGTGTTTACCAGCTAGAGGATTCTGGAAGTCACCTGATGGAAACACCTATCACCCCAGATCCTGCTGGGCCAAAGTTGGCCCTCTGTGTTATATGTCTGCTTGAGCCCACTACACAGGAATGGCTGGGTCCCGCTCACACACAAGCAGATTAATAAAGGCTGGGGACAAAAAGGGTTTTGagtgaaatatttgttgatggaTGAAAAGAGAGGAGGTCGTGGCTAGGCAAGCAGGCCTTCCCTTTGTAGTGAGGAGGGCCTCCAGTTGGGGGCACAGAGAAGGCTTCCAGAGCTGTGGCCCCTGACACAGGCAGCCCAGCCTCCTCAGGGCCTCTTTCCCCAGGGACATTGCTCCCCCAGTCCCNNNNNNNNNNNNNNNNNNNNNNNNNNNNNNNNNNNNNNNNNNNNNNNNNNNNNNNNNNNNNNNNNNNNNNNNNNNNNNNNNNNNNNNNNNNNNNNNNNNNNNNNNNNNNNNNNNNNNNNNNNNNNNNNNNNNNNNNNNNNNNNNNNNNNNNNNNNNNNNNNNNNNNNNNNNNNNNNNNNNNNNNNNNNNNNNNNNNNNNNNNNNNNNNNNNNNNNNNNNNNNNNNNNNNNNNNNNNNNNNNNNNNNNNNNNNNNNNNNNNNNNNNNNNNNNNNNNNNNNNNNNNNNNNNNNNNNNNNNNNNNNNNNNNNNNNNNNNNNNNNNNNNNNNNNNNNNNNNNNNNNNNNNNNNNNNNNNNNNNNNNNNNNNNNNNNNNNNNNNNNNNNNNNNNNNNNNNNNNNNCCCCGAGGAGCTTCCCTGGGGTCCTCGGCCCCTCTGGACGCGTGTAAGCGTGCTCCTCCGCCTCCCCCACCACCGAAAAATCCCGAATGGGGCCAGAGGGAGATGGTGGGGACCTGGGGGCGCATGgaaggtgggaggtgggtggTATCCCGGTTACACGCGTCCAGAGGGGCCGAGGACCCCAGGGAAGCTCCTCGGGGGAAACGGAGTCCTCGGGGACGAGAGTGACCCTCGTGGGCTCCGAAGTCCCTACTGGGCCACTCCGAGTCGGGCCTCGGTTTCCGCCTCCGCGAAATGGGCCACTGGCGCTGGCCGCGGTGCGGAAGGGCTGGCCGCGCGGCCGAGGGGCGGGAGGGCCGGGGGCGCCGAAGGGGTTAACGCACCTggaccgccgccgccgcccctccCGGCCCCTCCTCCGGCCGCGGGGAAGAGGAAAGTCGCGGCGGGGGCGCGGCCCAGCCTTCGCTCCCGCCCGCCTCGTCCCCGTCGCCGACCGCCGTCCCCGAGCTGCGGCGCCCAGAGCTGCGACCCGCGCGCCCTGCTCCGCCGCCGCCCGGGCCCGGGCCGCCATGTCTCTGTGGTGAGTTGAGCggggggggccggggcggggggcgcggggacCCCCGGCTCCCTCCCCCGAGGTCGGGGGACGCACGGGCGTGGGGGGCGCCGGGCCGCTCCCGGGGACCGGAGGATGATGCCGCGCTGGGTGCCCTGGGGCTGGCCTCAGTTTCTCGGGACGGACGCGGTCGGCGGCGGCGGTCGGGATGCCCGGCGGTGCGCGGCGCCGGAACCAGCCGGACGGGGCCGGGACCCGCGGGGCCCGTGCGCGCTGCCCACGCCGGCGGCGCTCGGCTCCCCTGGGCCCGGGCCCCGAGGCACCCTGATCCCACTCCGGGACCCAAGGGCTCTCCTTCCTTCGGGGGAGTTAGAGCCTCCAgtcccccacctctccccctctccccttttccttcctcccctgcgGGACTTTTGTCCAAATGGAGTGGGGCGGTGCAGGTGGACCGGCCTGGAGCGGAGAGACACCCCCGCCGCATCCCCCTTCCCTGGGGTGACCCCCGCGGGACTTCCCCCAGTCCGGACCTCCCCAACTAGGGGGAAGGCGTGCTTCGCTGAAACTCCCAGGGCAGGAGACCCTGACCCGGAACATTCTGCTTTCCCCTTTGGGAGGGTCGAGTCTCACCCCACTCCAGCACCTGGGGTGACCCACTGTCCCTCCCACCGCATACGCAGGAAACCCTGGGACCCCCCGGGAAAATGTCGCTCCAGGGGGCTCAACATTCACTTGCCCTGGATGCCTGCACCTTCAACCAGCCAGTCCTGAGGACCACCCCAGGCTTCTCCAGAGTCCCTGTGATGTACATTGCAGTCTGTTTCTTCCCTGGCCCTGCAGCTTCCCCCCGGAAGTCGGGGTTGTCTCCCTCTTGGCCTGGCCCTGTGAGGCCACACTTCTAGCCTGCCTGTTCCCCGAGAACCCTCACCCCCTGTATCTCCACAAAAGAGATCTGCGCAGGAGACCTGGCCACCTCCAGCGTGTGACCTGAGAGAGGGTCCTGGGgacgcccccccccacctctgccctgggtCTGCCTGCACCTCCTGCAAAAGGCTTTAATTTCTGCTTCTGAAATGGGTGTGGTAGGGGCTCTCTGGGCAGGGAGGGTCCCTGGAGAGTGGGGGTCTGAATGTGTACCCATCCCAGGGCAGTAGACCTGGGGGACCTTCTCTCTCCTAGAGGGGTGTTAAGAGAGTGGGGCCCAGACTGAGGAGAGTAAGAGGGCGGCGGCGGTCATGCTAGGAGACGCCTGCCCCCTTCTCAGGCCTCCATCAGCCTTGTGAGTAGTTTTGCACTGGGTCGGATGGATGGGGTGAAAGCGGAAGGGACAGGCTTCTTCAGGTCCCACATTAGAGCCTCTGTCCAGTGTCCCCCACAGGTTACTGAGCTCCCAGGCTGTAAGAGCAAGTGCTGTGTGTGCCCTGCCTCATGGCTCACCCCAGGGTTCACCAGGTTTGCacagggaaatgaaagcaaacagGGTGGCTTGCTGGGCTTGGGGAACAGGCAGAAACCTCCACCAGAGGTCATCTTTACAGACTCACGGCATTCCCCTGACTGCATACCCACTGCGAGCCGGACTCCTTAGATAGTGCTCCGATTCCTTGTTATCCTCattgaggagaaaaagaaatcacggTTTGGAGACCTTAAGGGGGACCCGCTCAAAGTGGCAGAGTCAAGATTTAAACCCGGGCAGCCTGACTCTGCAGGGCTTGCGTGGGTCCCCTGGTCCTggcagaggcagggcagggcaggagaggaggcaggaccCTCCTCTGACCACTCAGGGGCCGCGGGACTTGAGTCTGTGTCCCCTGCAGCTCCGAACAAGTCACAGGGGACTCatgctttcctctctcctctgtacCACCCTCCAACCCCGCCCCCCAGGAAGAAAACCGTCTACAAGAGCGTGTGCCTGTCCCTGGCCCTGCTTGTGGCCGTGACAGTATTCCAGCGCAGCCTGACCCCCCACCAGTTTCTGCAAGAGCCCCCACCGCCCACCCGAGAGCCACAAAAGGCCCAGAACCCAAGCGGACACCTGGTGAACCCCAACAGCTTCTGGAAGAACACCAAGGACGTGGCTGCCCCCACGCCCATGGCCCCGCCAGGGCCCCAGACTTGGGACATCAGCATCACCAACTGCTCAGCCAATATCAACGTGACCCAGCAGCCCTGGTTCCAGGGCCTGGAGCCCCACTTCCAGCAGTTTCTGACCTACCGTCACTGCCGGTACTTCCCCATGCTGCTGAACCACCCCGAGAAGTGCGGCGGCGCCGTCTACCTGCTGGTGGTGGTCAAGTCGGTCATCACGCAGCACGACCGCCGCGAGGCCATCCGCCAGACGTGGGGCCGGGAGCAGGAGTCGgggggcggcggccgcggcgcCGTGCGTACCCTCTTCCTGCTGGGCACGGCCTCCAAGCAGGAGGAGCGCGCGCACTACCAGCAGCTGCTGGCCTACGAGGACCGTCTCTACGGCGACATCCTGCAGTGGGACTTCCTGGACAGCTTCTTCAACCTGACCCTCAAGGAGATCCACTTCCTCAAGTGGTTTGACATCTACTGCCCCCACGTCCAGTTCATCTTCAAGGGCGACGACGATGTCTTCGTCAACCCCACCAACCTGCTCGAATTTCTGGCTGACCGGCAGCCTGAGGAAGACCTGTTGGTGGGCGACGTCCTGCAGCGCGCTCGGCCCATCCGCAAGAAGGACAACAAGTACTACATCCCGGGCGTCCTGTACAGCAAGGCCAGCTACCCGCCGTACGCGGGCGGCGGCGGCTTCCTCATGGCGGGCGGCCTGGCCCGGCGCCTGCGCAGTGCCTGCGACACCCTGGAGCTGTACCCCATCGACGACGTCTTCCTGGGCATGTGTCTGCAGGTGCTGAGCGTGCAGCCCACAGCCCACGAGGGCTTCAAGACTTTCGGCATCACCCGGAACCGCAACAGCCGCATGAACAAGGAGCCCTGCTTCTTCCGCTCCATGCTCGTGGTGCACAAGCTGCTGCCCGCCGAGCTGCTGGCCATGTGGGGGCTGGTGCACGGCAACCTCACCTGCGCCCGCAAGCTGCAGGTGCTCTGACCCGGCCGGACGGCGGGGAGAGGCGGGGAGAGGCGGGGCCGCGGCTTCTGGAGCCCCAGGCGGCCTGGACA
Above is a window of Neomonachus schauinslandi chromosome 3, ASM220157v2, whole genome shotgun sequence DNA encoding:
- the B3GNT7 gene encoding UDP-GlcNAc:betaGal beta-1,3-N-acetylglucosaminyltransferase 7, with protein sequence MSLWKKTVYKSVCLSLALLVAVTVFQRSLTPHQFLQEPPPPTREPQKAQNPSGHLVNPNSFWKNTKDVAAPTPMAPPGPQTWDISITNCSANINVTQQPWFQGLEPHFQQFLTYRHCRYFPMLLNHPEKCGGAVYLLVVVKSVITQHDRREAIRQTWGREQESGGGGRGAVRTLFLLGTASKQEERAHYQQLLAYEDRLYGDILQWDFLDSFFNLTLKEIHFLKWFDIYCPHVQFIFKGDDDVFVNPTNLLEFLADRQPEEDLLVGDVLQRARPIRKKDNKYYIPGVLYSKASYPPYAGGGGFLMAGGLARRLRSACDTLELYPIDDVFLGMCLQVLSVQPTAHEGFKTFGITRNRNSRMNKEPCFFRSMLVVHKLLPAELLAMWGLVHGNLTCARKLQVL